One Ochotona princeps isolate mOchPri1 chromosome Y, mOchPri1.hap1, whole genome shotgun sequence genomic window, GAGCAGAGAAAGTCTgcaagggcctagtggctaaatcctcaccttgcacactccgaggtcccatgtggaagccagttcatttcccagctgttccacttcccatccagttccctgctgatggcctgggaaagcagtgtaggatggcccaaagccttacgaccatggcaccacgtgggagacctggaggaggctcctggttctgggcttcagatcagcttggctctggctgtagccatcacttgggaatgatccagtggactgATAAtagttgtctctctttccctctggaaatGTTCCTTACGAATTAACATGAAatcttactggagagagagagagagaacctccaagcctgaagactccaggctttaatgctgagaatgtatcaaacaggcagtaatttaaacttccctctgtgttcactcatacattaaacagaattgtatcttgaactcatgtcctcattcttgtaggacaaaacaacatcctctttctctgggtactaagtacgcagtccttccaatgtttgcaattatttttgtttcctgttgcttagACAATACAACGTGACTTTTGAGTGTCCAGTTGAttacaaatatttctccaaaattttggcagagtttgggtcatgaagaacttccccaaattttctggaaaattcattcaacattttctgataaaacagaaaagcaagtccaaGGAATTCTAAAGACATATCTTATACATATCTgctatatgtatcatatatatgatatatgtatgtatgacttgggtttcagctataaaaacatggtaaactGGTCGTAGCAGTATAGATATTACTAAATCAAATTAATGAGtatgtaatatctcaaaatgaactttagctacatgtatgccaatttacaggtcaacaagagtagctgtggagaagtatctaacagtacatctgggttcaagccaattgatataggcaccagcttATCCAATCCCCAAATCAATTAAGCTCAGGATATTGTCCTTTTCAGCTTTTATcaccatcttaattttttttctaacctcatgtatgccaccaaattctccagttgtatctcatcctgtctgtgctttcctatattttcccttcacggtccacaggttgataagacatactttcctaaagaagccctaccaacctgctttcacaaatattgtcctccagattatctttctaaatcttctccccttttccactttcatttgtgcagaggaaattgaaaaccatctAGAGAGAAACAGGctcaaatgatgtgatctatccccaaatacactagaaacacagacactgcttttcccttcagtattcaatcacctcatatgttcccatgtttgctgatactttaaagaatgccatgtacctgaaaacactttgcaatcccaaaggacaaatgcacTGAACAGTtagtttaaaaaaacatgttactttctcattaaagggaaagtccagcgggcctttacataatgaaatcagtacgaaggaatcatcaggaactgcaaatttactaaacacaactggctcaaagaagggccggaaagcagtgttccatcctaaggaatcaaacagctcaggacagcactctacacaaaaacttggtaagaaaataatttcaggagctGTCTCTCTAGGCCCACTAGGAAGCCCAGGGAAGGTGAAGCTTGATGAGGATGGTCAAGCTGTGAGGGATGCAATTGCATGCTTGGGTCACActcaacacaaaataaatagagcctctagaaacatgattacattttaagctctttggggaatatctaaaaaaaaaaaaacagtgggatCAGGTTACTTAGCCTATATGCAGACACTTCATGGAGAGGAAGTCAGTTGCCCTAGGAGTGAAGATACTAGTTaatatgcctgtttcccatggcagagtgcctgggttccagaactgaccctatctctgactctagcaaattgttgatatacaaattagtaacacttggtgaggagataagtgattgaggtcttacaaccccctgggaaaactgaataaagctttctgatctgagactgatttgggtgctaTCCAGGTTACTCAAAAAGTGAACCTATCCACCTCTCTCTTTATTCTGTATACTCTGATTCtctcaactgctgtgtcaatctctagatgtgtctttctttgctgtttaaataaacagatattcaaacttcaggggaaatgaattaaaaccagagattgtaatgaaaaacaaatgtccatgcagtttttccttgtcttgaaagccctttattttatttgaaacattaaacccaaaagaactgataacttcactgacttagtctctccatctcagaactcagaagaaaggatgggaatgaagaatttcagatgtacaacttgaaaggaagaaagagtcaGACATATAAAGAGTTCAGTGAGACTGAGGATGATGACtacctgtgtaagtgaccctttggcacatccacaaagaaaaatcccatagtctgaattgaaattccacttgtaatttggtcttacatcattctgtcttctggtaacttGGGGTGCAAGACTGAGACTGAGTGATGTGAACACTTGACTGCTTCTGATGCTCTCTATAGCCAGCAACGTTTGGTATATGTTCCTCATCCCTTCCACTCTCATCTCCAGATTGTGAGAAGTGTCAGATCTGcttcctgaagagctgtgctgctcatggaccccccgtgtttctaaaggacaatccagtggaaaagggacatcctagtcgtgctctcctcagtgtgcccactggacttcgagttggcccatcgagcattccggaagctgggcttggagtatttaatgaagcatctgatctgcctttggggctgcactttggtccttttgaggACAAGATCACAGAAGTAGAAGAGGAAGCTgacagtgggtacagctggcaggtaagaagcacatccctttccagtctgatggcttttcacctgcctagcatgagactggttcatgtgtccttctacacattatggcatgagttgagccaacatgatcagccaggctgtaaagattagcatagggctcggtgtcgtggccttgtggctaaagtcctcactttgagcctgctgggatcaaaactgggcactctttctaataccagcagttccacttgccatccagctccctgtttgtggcctaggatagcagttgaggacagcccacgccttggcaccctgcatctgcatgggagaccccaaagagtttcctggttcccagcttcggatcggcacagtaccggctgctgTGGTTAGTTGGGGGAGTGGCTCatcagatggtagatcttccaatctctctctctgtctcctcttctctgtacatctgactttgtaataaaaataaataattccaaaaaataaataaatattagcctagagaaaatcactgggctgttaaaaataaagcagtggcaatctcctctatgggcttctactgtagggaaataaaaccagaataaatgtgtaCCAACACTATGTAAAGTCTCAACATGTGTCGGAGTCATgtaatgtcacagaacatgaGGATAGAGTTGTTAATAATTCTGCTGAGCTACACCCATTTCAGAAACGTATTAacctatttttttgaaactcagatagccaagggcaggaacagctatgagtacgtggatggaaaggatacttctttggccaactggatgaggtaagagccatggcatgttacaactacacaggatatttctctccaagacaagatctcttttctttctcctttactttcctcCGTGACTTTTGCATCATATgtcctctttcatgtttattctaatgacctgtgaatgtcatgacctgtttctaaaagcatattctatataaatactatttcttttttttttattcattaattacattgcattatgtgacacagtttcataggtacttggattctccccactcctccccaatccctcccaccatagtggattcctccacattttgcataaccacagttcaagttcagttgagattcctccattgcaagcatataccaaacatagaaacccgcatcttattgtccagccaagttcaacggcttcttaggcataccctctctggacggcaggcagagccagcagagtatcatcccaatcaattaaaagccagggaacttgagcattttttcgtatgtttatttgccatttgggtttgttcttttgtgaagtgtctgcccatttcccatgcccatttcttgagtggcttgtttgttttgacattttggttgttttgtagctctttgtatattctatcacctatgtagtgcgtgaatatcttctcccattctgtgggttactttgttactttgttgattatttcccttgctgtacagaagcttcttagtttgatgaaatcccatttgtttattctggtcttgattgctattgcctttggtgttcTTTTTTGGAAGTATGGACCTACCCCCAGATCTTGCTGTgtatttccaaccttttcttccaaaggtttgaaggtttcttgatgtaggtttagatctgttatccatttagatttgatcttagtgtatggtgagagtgtacagtgagagcttgatttgtttcccatttggattcctctgattgctttttcttgtcttatgacctcagcgagtacctctaggactatgttgaatagtattggaggaagtggacatccctgtcttgttccagatctcaatgggaagggttccagtgtttctccattcagtatgatgctggcgttgtgtttttcatatatcgctttaattatgttgtggtttattccatcaatgcctaccttggttagggtttttagcaggaagtggtgttggattatgTCGAAAGCtatttctgcgtctattgatacgatcatgtgatttttgtttttcagtttttggatatgGTGTATCACatatatggatttccggatgttgaaccatccctgcattccagggatgaatcctacctaatctgaatgaatgatctgtccgatgtgtttttgaattctattttctagggttttgttgagaatcttagcatcaatattcatcaaagagataggtctgtagttttctttctctgttggttttctgtctggttttcggattaaggtaatgttgacttcatagaacgagtttgtcagggttgcttccttttctattgttttgaagagtttgtagaggattggggttagttgtgttcggaatgttttgtagaattctgtagcgtTTTCGTCAGGGcctggcttttctttgatgggagatctttaatcactgattcaatctctgcttcagttatgggtttgttcagttcgtttgctGCCTCTggactaagttttggcaggttgtgtgagcctaagaacttttccatttcttgttggtcttctgatttgttggagtacagcgctttgtagtaatttctaattatgtccttaatcgctgcggtgtctgttgttatgttgcctttttcatctttgatgctgttaattcttgctttcttaccataacataaatcactatgcttagtaaacagaacacaaagatgggccttgaggaatctagatcaactggggccattagactcactctttctctaattagcattgattaagcccttccagtgtcaaaaatttCCTAAATACATGGAGATTCTATGAAATTGGTGCCTGGCAGtaatgtttcttagtcttttgacaattatacactgtcagaacaacttcagacataagaccttcaatcgatgagacagtgaaagataaaaaaaaaaaaaaaaagagtaaacagctgggttctggggacaggcattgacaagcagtgggctaaggcagtgactgtgaagcctgcatcccaagtaCTGGTTGCTCTACTGCCAAACCAGTGGCTTCCCCATGCATCCAGGGAAGTTTTGGAGAATGTCCTCAATGTTTGAcctctgtgcccacgtggaagacctggttgaagcttccgcctgccactgtgtcctttctgtgtccccattccacccgttctcctggcatctctgtctttttccccttgtcctctttgcttctctgcttctcaaataaaaataaaacactaaactttatcaattaagcaaaacaaaaccaaacctgggatgtggatgagagaaggaagctgcatctggacaagggtttctgtgagcagttctgtgagaggataagaaacaatgaagactcctctacatttctggatctggatcttggactcccaagatccaggagaaagatccaagagaaaggactccaaaggattgcctttgggaaagctgaggtgtggagcatgtgtggaaagctagatgtaaggagtgtgtccactcatccaattctgtagcagaaaactgaatgaaatttggagtttagggaaactctgtgtgcttcatggcagtcaaggtgggagtaaggtgggcttgagttttgaggatgactagtgaggaaggaaggaagaaagcatactTATCACAATGAACACTGTATCTACAACTTGTACCTGGGAGTTCACTGATCTCATGAGAGAGGTGTATGTTTTCTGGGAGAGCTCTTGCAGAATTGGGattcaagcagggtggaggctatTACAGAACACACGAGATTTGAACGTGACAGAGCATTCAAACTCAGCATTTATCTCCACCCCAGATATGTGAactgtgcccgcaatgatgaggagcagaatttggtggccttccagtaccacaggcagatattttaccgcacctgccaggtcatcaaaccaggctgtgagctgctaatatggtatggggatgagtatggccagaagctgggtatcaagggaagcaacgagaagaaaaagaagggaagaaaaaggaagagctcacaacagtgagaggtaagtagcactgttgtgttgaaataagcaaaggagtccccttgggaatatttgtgattcaactCTAAGGAGTCAAATGTATTGTAAGTGCTGCCAAAgttcaattcaaatgtgatttccatttagcaaaaacaaagacttacttatcaaataaaaggaagagttataagagactcaagcacagagatagagagagatagaaaggagagatcaccacctactgttttattccccaaaagctgcactagggcatagtatggcatcctatggctaaagtcctcaccttggacatgctaggatcccatatggacaccggttcatgtcctgactgctccaaatcccttccagaatcctggttgtggtctgggaaagcacgtgaggatggcttcaagccttgggatcctacccccacatgggggaccctggaagaagttcctggctcaagattttgaatggacacatctctggttattgtggccactggggagtgaatcaaaaggcagaagatttcctctctgtctctacaccaaCCATGTAtctgcatataatatatataaatatgtaatataatatatatgtatatatatatatatatgcatatataaatgcaATTAGATTAAATGCTGCACCTGCTGAAATTATCTctggcttgagccaggagtctggaatgcatctaggtctcccatgtatttcagcatttgaaccatcttgtgctcttTCCCTGGGTACAGTAACACACAGGAGATTGAACATGGAGCAACCAGAGCTCAATCTAATGCTTCTACAGCATACCAGTGTCATAGTCAGTGACTTAAACCAGTGTAACCAAATCCTGACCCATGTTTTATGTCTTTGACTCCTGGGAACAATTGATACcgttttcatttagttcttttatttgttaaatacttgGTGCACAAAAGTATCCCACAACACCCCCTTTGGAGAGGGCCCAACACAAAAAACAAGGTCTTGGTCACTTTGCAGCTCTTCTACTATGGAAGTTCCCTCTGGatcatgaacagtttattttacattttctccatgctccccggcccctcccaaaaaaaagccatatgtttctatttagtcattgtttcaatgcgatgttgtcatgtgaattttgtgcttaagactgtccatggaagtggagatttgctgaataatacaattgagtgaaatatgagtatgagcacagccaagtgtttcagaataggtctggttttcatgtctgtttgcctctttagaaagacttttctatttacttgaaaagctatAAACAGGTAAGAGAGAAAtccattatctgctggctcatttcccaaatagccccaacaaccagggctggaccagatttaggtcagggccaaagaatttctttcaggtttcgcACATAGTGGCATCTACAAACTAAGGCCatagtctgctgttttcccagatgtagtCTCAGGGGTGTTgctcagaagcagcatagctacgagtccagcaatcatatatacaggctggcagcactgcagtctgAAGCTTAACGCACCTCACCACCACGCTGTTTTCCCCCGTCTAGATTTTCCTGATGAAAAAAGACTCTTGTGGAGATTTGGGTCATCTCACTGAGGTTGATAGAGTCTTATGTGTAAACCTATCAGAGGGCAGTGGGTATCTGAAattggggtcagagagctagtcaGTCAATGGATGGAGTAATCTTGGAAGTGGGAAGGtccaatgcatggaaaataggcaaacgctgagattggtcaatacagagaggcatgacacctgacgatagtctttcacatgatttgtgtgacagggaggaaaagcaatccTTGGCGTAGGCATGAGTCAGTGGTAGTTAGGTTGTCTCAGACTCAGGAACGGGCATTACTGTCCCTTGCCTAGCCAGAGcagtaacacaaaacatcaagttgcacttattttgggttgagaaacacagatctactcataggtgctcatcttaaacaaaatgtgtcttccaaatttgtggatctcctgttgtgtggcttcttccttcatagagctcttcctgttcataaagagtgtcaagaaggaaattctaccctgagtgatcagagttcttttcaacacaaaaagatagcctcaagtaacttttcagacaaagtgccagaGATCCAAGTGAAGGCTTTGGGGGACAGAGAAGTAcagggaaacatgaatgaagaggaCATCCTCAACAGATGTGGTAGAGGTCCCTGAGGTCTAAGCTATGAAGGTAGTCTAAGAGTGAAACTACAGAATGGTAGTTGGGTTGCATTGGACTGGTTCATTTGTGAAAAGATCTGCTGATACAGACCTTTTGGATTTCTAAAGCTgtcatagaaatttaaaaaaaaagaagataattgacGTATCACACAGGATCACTTGGTGGATGCCAGCTGTTGCTAGTACATGAGGAACAAATAGTAGGACAGGCTTAACCCAAGTGAAAGCAGGTAGCCAGgctgtttctctgtatctgtccTAACCTCAAACCATCTTATTTTGGAAGACACAGTGTAGTCAGAAATCCATCCTGGTTACCTATGCTCGCTTGTCGCTTTCAGTCACAAGTCCCTCATTTGACATGCCATCCTTAGTTACTGCTCTTGGGACTTCTCAGAAACATCTGCAAGACAGCTCCTGTAACCAGGGAACCATTCTCAAGGGGATGGGCACCATCTGATCCACATAGATGCCATGACACAGTTAAGGATGAGAGgtccataaaaattccaaacccatttcaaaaacaaaaaagcagagggagaaataagggcaattctttttttcttccagcctccacccaaAAGTCATTGGAGGCTtcgagtgagagtgagaaaaagaggatgATTCCACAAGAGGCTAGGCAGTGAATGCAGAGGAAGCATTCAAATCTTCTCTGAGAGGTAGCATTCCCAAACAGAGTAGGGACTGAGTATGGCAACTGTTTGTAGGGCATCAGTGATATGTCACAGATTATTATCTGTCACCAGAGAGTTTGCAAACTGGGAAGAAACCCAATGATTGTGAATAATGCAGGCAATGcttcacacaaaaatcacacctcaccaggcaccaagagactcacaagggagaagctctcaatttgaagggagtgtaggagggttttcacacagaagttacatttcatcacacaccagaggacacagaaggtagaagccatatgctttcagggagtgtggttgagactacactcatcagcttactagagaacacatgtgggaggaagcagtgtgtttgtggagaaggagagtgaaagagagataaaatcatcTAACAGCCAACACAAGCCAGCAGCATTTAGTTCAGAGAGGTCTTGAGCTATTGGAGTCATGAGTTTCTCCAACAGTGTacagactgaagaaatgtttaagcacgtttccactttcatgagaaatgggttagagaaacagaggagtgTTGCTGAGATTTTGGGGGATGTTGACTTGTGACCCTTAGACACATCTTTCACCAACCTGTTTTCTTCATGCTAATGAATGTTGTCTGCATACACACCTGAAGACCAAGTTACATGCCACCACTGCTATTACTGTTTAGGACAGAGGTTCTAGgtaccggagcttccacaggggatgaaagaagtccaaacactaccgtgcagaaaccaacgtcatcagaaagacaaccagaagccctgagtggtctgcagaaacagaacaacaataaacgtccttcaggaccagggaggagagctttctctggtccgagcctggctccacctctggaccccccctccctcgcaatgaccatcgggatcgcttcgaaaacccatCACAGCAAAcgaacaatcatacaaactaaaaaaaaaaaaaaaagaaaagaaaaaaaaaacctaaaataaataaacaacagaaagtagaacttgaaatctgacaggaaagagctggcatggattggctcatgcctcgctgggtgggtcacaaagattagttactcctcaccatggtgttgaggattttcctgcacaccgccccccccaaaaaaatgttctgcacctaaaatgttgacatatatcttgttagagttacaagccagtctggattatcctaaaatctgccaagatcagcaaaattttacttcaacacaacaactggctaaatactaagatgaaatggacacgaaacagctgaatggtgccttatggccattttaaggtatagagcagccggtcctgtatatgaactaaaattgaaatgtcaatgagctaatcataggttgtggctaggacttgttttcctttttttttttttttctttttaatacactggttactcaaaaccatgtcaat contains:
- the LOC131478778 gene encoding histone-lysine N-methyltransferase PRDM7-like, whose protein sequence is EISTKESSGTANLLNTTGSKKGRKAVFHPKESNSSGQHSTQKLELRRKDGNEEFQMYNLKGRKSQTYKEFSETEDDDYLYCEKCQICFLKSCAAHGPPVFLKDNPVEKGHPSRALLSVPTGLRVGPSSIPEAGLGVFNEASDLPLGLHFGPFEDKITEVEEEADSGYSWQIAKGRNSYEYVDGKDTSLANWMRYVNCARNDEEQNLVAFQYHRQIFYRTCQVIKPGCELLIWYGDEYGQKLG